A single genomic interval of Plodia interpunctella isolate USDA-ARS_2022_Savannah chromosome 16, ilPloInte3.2, whole genome shotgun sequence harbors:
- the l(3)87Df gene encoding cytochrome c oxidase assembly protein COX20, mitochondrial — MDTVVKSMLEEDPEEKKQGIVLFGRDLSQIPCFRESFLYGIATGVGFGIAAFIKTSKPMLSQHIGVGTFSMSTLLYWSYCRYHWSKQRFDAQLLQEALKDKILYEGTVVEKELESKGVLKSA, encoded by the exons ATGGATACAGTTGTAAAAAGTATGTTAGAAGAAGATCCAGAAGAGAAGAAACAG gGAATAGTTCTATTTGGTAGAGATTTATCTCAAATACCATGTTTCCGAGAAAGCTTTTTATATGGTATCGCAACTGGAGTAGGATTCGGGATAGCAGCATTTATAAAAACCTCAAAACCAATGCTGTCACAACATATTGGAGTTGGTACATTTTCAATGTCTACTTTATTATACTGGTCATATTGTAGATACCATTGGTCGAAACAGAGGTTTGATGCACAGTTACTTCAGGAAGcattaaaagataaaattctATACGAAGGCACTGTAGTTGAAAAAGAATTAGAGAGTAAAGGTGTGTTAAAGTCAGCATAG
- the LOC128676624 gene encoding xanthine dehydrogenase-like produces the protein MDKLLGVPENAENELIFFVNGKKVVEAKPDPEWTLLWYLRRKLQLTGTKYGCGEGGCGACTVMVSQYVRRKDRIKHIAVNACLTPVCAMHGLAVTTVEGIGSTEDRLHPVQERLAKSHGSQCGFCTPGIVMSMYALLRQNTKLEYSDIETALQGNLCRCTGYRPIIESFKTFMDGWEKSYVNPEGTCAMGKDCCKNQNNNINSRLHDASDFKPYDRNQEPIFPPELKLSNKYDDSYLYFQSNNVTWIRPKNIDEILFLKHKYPHGKIVVGNTEVGVEMKIKNKNYPILIHPTFIAEMNICQVKNNAIVVGAAISLTELQQVLKSKINKSPRKEFVFESINDMLHWFAGNQVRNVASLVGNIITASPISDLNPILMACSCIINVYSYERGHKKITIDEDFFIGYRKTVVKDDEVVVSVEIPFTKERQLIKAYKQARRKEDDIAIVTAAFNIEFTENKTISHAKMCFGGMGPKTTCASDSSNALIGLQLNENTLNLIMQYLTQEFNLTSSVPGGMAEYRKTLSLSLFFKFYTFVVQLFTTNNFIKAPENQLSRVNEESAKIPSSSQYFDIRNDATHPSDAVGKPVPHASAMKQAAGEAIYCDDLPHIEGELYLSLVFSTEPFAKIKDIDARQALSFPEVVAFFSAKDLNEECNKMGPIIKDEEIFSREIVTSRSCVIGAVVARSENAARKAKDLVSVTYEKMQPVIITIEDAIHHDSYFSKPRICKKGNVEQAFANSPHVLESCIRSGAQEHFYLETISAFAIRREDELEIISSSQNPADIAHIASEALGIPNHKVISKVKRLGGGFGGKETRATILALPVAMAAYKLKKPVRAMLGRDEDMQASGYRHPFLTKYKVAFNSDGKINALDIEMYSNAGNSMDISCSMIERAIVHVDNCYYIPNIEVKGYICKTNLPSNTAFRGFGAPQAMLATEAMIRDVAEALNKTYEEIVEINMYHEGQLTHFNQILIYCTIERCWNECIQNCNYWRRKKDVEHFNRSNRWKKKGLTVLPTKYGISFQTDVLMQGGALLLVYNDGSVLLSIGGIEMGQGLFTKMIQVASRALEIDINKIHISEMSTDKVPNSSPTAASISSDLYGMAVLDACKTLKERIEPYKLKNRDGKWEDWVMAAYLDRVSLFATGFYKAPKIEYNAENNSGNLFEYFTYGVACSEVMIDCLTGDHQVLRTDIVMDVGESLNPAIDIGQIEGAFMQGYGFHTIEEMVFSPTGEILSRGPGAYKIPGFSDVPNSFNVSLLKGAPNPRAVYSSKAIGEPPLFLAASVFFAIKEAIKSARIDAGVSADFVLHAPATCERIRMACEDNITQKVQPTVEKGGRPWNVVV, from the exons ATGGATAAATTGCTAGGAGTACCCGAAAATGCTGAAAACGAACTAATATTCTTCGTCAACGGCAAGAAG GTGGTGGAGGCTAAGCCAGACCCCGAATGGACGTTGTTGTGGTATTTACGACGAAAGTTACAATTAACTGGCACGAAGTACGGTTGTGGCGAAGGAGGATGTGGCGCTTGTACCGTGATGGTGTCCCAGTACGTCAGGCGCAAAGATCGAATCAA ACATATCGCTGTGAATGCATGTTTGACTCCAGTTTGCGCAATGCACGGACTTGCTGTGACCACAGTGGAGGGCATTGGTTCTACGGAAGATCGATTACATCCTGTTCAAGAAAGACTCGCCAAAAGTCACGGCTCTCAATGCGGATTTTGTACTCCAGGCATTGTAATGTCAATGTACGCCCTACTCAGACAAAACACCAAACTGGAATATTCTGACATAGAAACCGCGCTACAAGGAAACCTATGTCGTTGCACTGGATACAGGCCCATAATTGAAAGTTTCAAAACATTCATGGATGGCTGGGAAAAAAGTTATGTAAACCCAGAAGGGACGTGTGCTATGGGAAAAGATTGCTGTaagaatcaaaataataacattaattcaAGACTACATGATGCATCAGATTTCAAACCGTACGATAGGAATCAAGAACCCATTTTCCCTCCAGAACtaaaattaagtaacaaaTACGATGATTCCTACCTTTATTTCCAAAGTAACAATGTAACGTGGATTAgaccaaaaaatattgatgaaatactgtttttaaaacacaaatatcCTCATGGCAAAATAGTTGTAGGTAACACTGAAGTCGGAGTAGAAATGAAGATAAAAAACAAGAATTATCCAATTTTAATTCATCCTACTTTTATAGCcgaaatgaatatttgtcAAGTCAAAAACAATGCCATTGTGGTCGGAGCTGCTATTTCTTTAACGGAATTACAACAGGTATTGAAgtcaaaaattaacaaaagtcCGCGAAAAGAATTTGTATTCGAGTCCATTAACGATATGCTGCACTGGTTTGCGGGCAATCAGGTCCGCAATGTTGCTTCATTAGTCGGAAACATAATCACTGCCAGTCCAATCTCCGATCTGAACCCCATTTTGATGGCATGTTCTTGCATAATTAACGTTTATAGTTATGAGAGAggtcacaaaaaaataaccattGACGAAGACTTTTTTATAGGATACAGAAAGACTGTTGTAAAAGATGATGAAGTTGTAGTTTCTGTTGAAATCCCATTTACCAAAGAGAGACAGTTAATAAAGGCATACAAACAAGCAAGACGCAAGGAAGATGATATCGCCATTGTTACCGCTGCATTCAATATAGAATTtactgaaaacaaaacaatttctcATGCTAAAATGTGTTTCGGTGGTATGGGACCAAAAACTACTTGTGCTTCCGATTCTTCTAATGCACTTATTGGTCTTCAGCTGAATGAAAACactttaaatttgataatgcaatatttaacgcaagaatttaatttgactTCTTCGGTCCCTGGAGGAATGGCAGAATATAGAAAAACACTTAGcttaagtttgtttttcaaattctatACATTTGTTGTTCAACTATTTACtacgaataattttattaaagcgCCTGAAAATCAGCTAAGTAGAGTAAACGAAGAATCTGCTAAAATACCCAGTAGTTctcaatattttgacattcGCAATGATGCAACACACCCATCGGACGCAGTTGGTAAACCTGTACCTCACGCATCAGCAATGAAACAAGCGGCAGGGGAAGCCATTTATTGTGATGATCTTCCGCATATTGAAGGCGAACTTTATTTATCTCTTGTTTTTAGTACTGAACCATTtgcaaaaattaaagatatagATGCCCGTCAGGCTTTATCATTTCCCGAAGTAGTAGCATTCTTTTCAGCAAAAGATTTAAACGAAGAATGTAACAAAATGGGACCTATTATAAAAGACGAAGAAATATTCAGTAGAGAAATTGTAACAAGTCGCTCATGTGTCATAGGAGCTGTAGTTGCCAGATCTGAAAATGCAGCACGAAAAGCTAAGGATCTCGTATCAGTAACGTATGAAAAAATGCAACctgttattattactatagaAGACGCTATACATCATGATTCATACTTTTCGAAGCCTAGAATTTGTAAGAAAGGTAATGTCGAGCAGGCCTTCGCAAATTCACCTCATGTTTTAGAAAGTTGCATAAGAAGCGGAGCGcaagaacatttttatttagaaacaaTATCTGCTTTTGCTATTAGAAGAGAAGATGAATTGGAAATTATATCTAGCAGTCAAAATCCAGCTGATATAGCG caTATTGCATCCGAAGCTCTTGGCATTCCAAATCATAAAGTTATATCGAAAGTCAAAAGACTTGGAGGAGGTTTTGGTGGTAAAGAAACGAGAGCGACAATATTAGCCCTGCCTGTGGCCATGGCTGcatacaaattgaaaaaaccTGTCAGAGCCATGTTGGGTAGAGACGAGGATATGCAAGCTTCGGGCTACAGGCATCCTTTCCTTACTAAATACAAAGTGGCATTTAACAGCGATGGTAAAATTAATGCACTAGATATTGAAATGTATAGTAATGCCGGAAATTCCATGGATATATCATGTTCG atgatCGAAAGAGCAATTGTCCACGTAGATAATTGTTATTACATACCAAATATTGAAGTTAAAGGTTATATATGCAAAACCAATTTGCCCTCAAACACGGCTTTTAGAGGATTTGGAGCCCCACAAGCAATGTTGGCCACAGAAGCCATGATCAGAGATGTAGCTGAAGCGTTGAACAAAACTTATGAAGAAATCGTCGAAATCAATATGTATCACGAAGGCCAATTAActcattttaatcaaatactGATCTATTGTACGATTGAAAGATGTTGGAATGAAtgcatacaaaattgtaattactgGCGAAGGAAAAAAGATGTAGAACATTTTAACAG atCAAACAGATGGAAGAAGAAGGGATTAACGGTGCTTCCTACAAAATATGGCATATCGTTCCAAACTGATGTCCTCATGCAAGGAGGTGCTTTGTTACTTGTCTACAACGACGGCTCAGTCTTACTCTCCATTGGGGGCATAGAAATGGGACAGGGTCTTTTCACAAAGATGATTCAGGTAGCTTCCAGAGCCCTCGAGATTGACATCAACAAGATACACATTAGTGAGATGTCTACAGATAAAGTACCAAACAGTTCACCGACCGCTGCCAGTATTAGTTCAGATTTATACGGTATGGCTGTATTGGATGCGTGCAAGACCCTAAAAGAAAGAATAGAAccatacaaattgaaaaaccGAGATGGTAAATGGGAAGATTGGGTTATGGCTGCGTATTTAGACAGAGTAAGCCTTTTCGCTACAGGGTTTTATAAAGCGCCAAAGATCGAATATAATGCAGAAAATAATAGTGGAAATTTATTCGAATATTTCACTTATGGTGTGGCTTGTTCTGAAGTGATGATCGATTGTCTGACGGGTGACCATCAGGTGTTAAGAACAGACATAGTTATGGATGTTGGAGAGAGTTTAAATCCTGCTATTGACATCGGTCAGATTGAAGGCGCGTTTATGCAAGGTTATGGTTTTCACACAATTGAAGAAATGGTGTTTTCACCTACTGGCGAGATTCTATCCAGAGGCCCCGGGGCATATAAAATACCTGGATTTTCAGATGTACCGAATAGTTTCAATGTATCTTTGCTCAAAGGGGCACCTAATCCTAGAGCAGTGTATTCTTCGAAg GCTATAGGCGAGCCACCGCTATTTTTGGCGGCGTCCGTATTCTTCGCCATAAAGGAAGCCATAAAGTCGGCGCGGATTGATGCCGGGGTGTCGGCGGACTTCGTACTCCACGCGCCCGCCACCTGCGAGAGGATACGCATGGCTTGCGAGGACAATATTACTCAAAAG
- the LOC128676626 gene encoding uncharacterized protein LOC128676626: MENISHISLIDLSKQFPFELDKKTKKEISFNETLIISCGHLEGDVCDESSDSEWSCQDSSDTEVVVEEKKDEAPFEIKDFVPDTAADEKVEEEDDDFHFYFFPDCDKPKPPKNSKTSVITVDGFLAINPDLKKPRIVCTCNFDEKTGKCDCVVKLPCECGAETVDVCTCSKAKSICICHTKPHKECICKESDVCLCRPDAIKPICPCETCVDKPCICRPKVFPSPDCECKEKPKLDDNTATESSFRGEFGEEGLENIHEEKIDPCECQKPDPTPICACLKGDDCICKNNTCVCKVLKSCICEKKDSRDPLCGDNDSKTVCTCPIHNECTCEDSPNCKCFPKKLCTCGDPENCTCQRICDCIEPCLCDTKPVVEECTCPEKKTTTPACTCVKKDHGNKLKKVRAGKHGYRWCHDVDPRHTYFDYGYDMHDKIDYKEQMRERIKIYGLHEEQAEDEEVAAVDEVKAPPYKKKVRKPSIDCCSAVGGISISVECIGEDKGKFLVQVISHSSKEGAKTGSKLVSIVDCNLHTMEENRTEYITKRDITKERRSYITICENGYYNKVTRICGERHVVKRLYHTFEDSKQFLLEGSNVVLLRYLGVRRYRGNIKTETVLMNGQICESIYVCLGVSQAIVNGTPLFVCKIERHIIEPSGFVHQTLTILTLRGYMVSHEWADNNYLLHLNPLLRIIPEKDEIEPHVPLRSSWRQDLQLLSDYLDFKSTRSSEGARYVSENGALSGAVKDYLQALLLLKPQDALHFTRHYFETALSALDLPHNEFFDPATRHVRYFFFEE, translated from the exons atggagaATATCTCTCACATATCATTAATAGATTTGTCTAAACAATTTCCCTTCGAACTTG ataaaaaaacaaaaaaagaaatatcattcaatgaaacattaataataagttgTGGTCATCTTGAGGGTGATGTTTGCGATGAGTCATCGGATTCAGAATGGTCTTGCCAAGATTCTAGCGATACTGAGGTAGTagttgaagaaaaaaaagatgaagcgccttttgaaataaaagatttcgTTCCTGACACTGCTGCTGATGAAAAAgttgaagaagaagatgacgatttccatttttattttttcccagATTGTGATAAACCAAAACCTCCTAAAAATAGCAAAACAAGTGTTATTACTGTAGATGGGTTTCTTGCAATTAATCCAGATCTTAAAAAGCCTCGTATCGTCTGTACATGTAATTTTGATGAGAAAACAGGCAAGTGTGACTGTGTAGTAAAATTACCGTGTGAGTGCGGTGCGGAAACAGTTGATGTATGTACTTGCTCTAAAGCTAagagtatatgtatttgtcacACCAAGCCGCATAAAGAATGTATTTGTAAAGAGAGTGACGTATGTCTCTGTCGCCCTGATGCTATTAAACCAATATGTCCTTGTGAAACATGCGTCGATAAACCTTGTATTTGTCGCCCCAAAGTTTTCCCCAGTCCAGACTGTGAATGTAAAGAAAAACCTAAGCTTGATGATAATACAGCCACGGAATCTTCATTTAGGGGGGAATTCGGTGAAGAAGGGCTAGAAAACATACATGAAGAGAAAATAGATCCTTGTGAATGTCAAAAACCAGATCCAACACCAATTTGTGCATGCTTAAAAGGAGACGACTGTATatgcaaaaataatacatgtgTGTGTAAAGTACTGAAAAGTTGCATTTGTGAAAAGAAAGATAGCAGAGATCCTCTATGTGGAGATAACGATTCAAAAACTGTTTGTACTTGTCCTATTCATAATGAATGTACATGCGAGGATTCACCAAACTGCAAATGTTTTCCCAAGAAATTATGTACATGTGGTGATCCGGAAAATTGCACATGTCAACGTATTTGTGATTGTATAGAGCCTTGTCTTTGCGATACCAAACCTGTTGTAGAAGAATGCACTTGTCCTGAAAAGAAGACTACTACTCCTGCTTGCACTTGTGTAAAGAAGGATCAtggtaataaattgaaaaaagtgAGAGCTGGCAAACATGGCTACAGGTGGTGTCATGACGTCGATCCGCGTCATACATATTTTGACTACGGCTACGATATGCACGATAAGATTGATTACAAGGAGCAAATGAGGGagagaataaaaatttacggaCTACATGAAGAACAAGCCGAAGATGAAGAAGTTGCTGCAGTTGATGAAGTTAAAGCACCACcatataaaaagaaagttaGAAAACCATCTATAGATTGCTGCAGCGCTGTCGGAG GAATTAGTATTAGCGTCGAATGTATTGGTGAAGACAAGGGTAAATTCTTGGTACAAGTGATATCTCATTCTTCAAAAGAGGGTGCTAAGACTGGCTCAAAGCTTGTTAGTATTGTGGATTGCAACCTACACACAATGGAGGAGAACAGAACTGA atACATAACAAAGCGTGACATTACAAAAGAGAGACGAAGCTACATAACGATATGTGAAAACGGTTACTATAACAAAGTGACGCGTATATGTGGTGAGCGTCATGTAGTCAAACGGTTATACCACACATTCGAGGACTCCAAGCAATTTTTATTGGAAGGTTCCAACGTTGTACTGTTGAGATATCTTGGTGTCCGTCGTTACCGCGGGAACATTAAGACCGAAACAGTACTGATGAATGGACAGATATGTGAAAgcatttat gTATGTTTGGGAGTGAGTCAAGCGATCGTGAATGGCACTCCCTTGTTCGTGTGTAAGATTGAAAGGCATATTATAGAACCTTCTGGATTTGTGCATCAAACGCTGACTATCCTCACTCTAAGAG GCTATATGGTGAGTCACGAGTGGGCTGACAACAACTACCTGTTACACCTGAACCCGCTGCTCCGCATCATTCCTGAAAAGGACGAGATCGAGCCGCACGTGCCGCTGCGGTCTTCTTGGCGACAGGACCTTCAGTTGCTCTCGGACTATTTGGATTTCAAG AGTACTAGATCTTCGGAAGGGGCTCGCTACGTGTCTGAAAATGGCGCCCTATCCGGGGCTGTTAAAGACTACCTCCAAGCTCTGCTCTTGTTGAAGCCACAAGATGCCCTCCATTTCACCAGGCATTACTTCGAAACAGCGCTTTCGGCTTTGGACCTACCTCATAATGAATTCTTCGATCCTGCTACTAGACACGTACGATACTTCTTCTTTGAAGAATGA